The Microcaecilia unicolor chromosome 6, aMicUni1.1, whole genome shotgun sequence genome includes a window with the following:
- the SLC27A4 gene encoding long-chain fatty acid transport protein 4 isoform X2, translating into MRLAACIMLLLLFRGALQLPWLQLIPAVLIFYLGSGGWRFLRILFKTVGRDLNAAKVLLTVKLNVRRHLREENTIPVLFNQRVRQHPDKPALIFQATGTIWTFRQLDLFSNAVANYLQEQGFCAGDVVVLFMENRNEFVGFWLGMAKIGVEAALINSNLRLEALHHCIAASNAKAVVFGGEMAQAMNEIHTVLEKSVHLLCSGDWNPEKVPPGTEFLDPLLESSSQQPPNPPQKHFTDKLFYIYTSGTTGMPKAAIVVHSRYYRMAALVYYGFRMRPDDVVYNCLPLYHSAGNIVGIGQCLLHGLTVVIRKKFSASGFWEDCVKFNCTIVQYIGEICRYLLNQPEQIAEQQHRIRMALGNGLRPVIWKQFMGRFGIPQVAEFYGATECNCSLGNFDNNVGSCGFNSRILPSVYPIRLVKVDKDTMELIRGPDDLCIPCRPGEPGQLVGRIVQKDPLRRFDGYLSKADTSKKIAQDVFKQGDIAYLTGQDRRHISMERGECLHYRGGRNAEPHPTHDRCCRIWG; encoded by the exons ATGCGGCTGGCTGCATGCATCATGCTCCTACTGCTCTTCAGGGGTGCCCTACAGCTGCCTTGGCTCCAGCTTATTCCGGCTGTCCTCATATTCTATTTGGGATCTGGAGGGTGGAGATTTCTCAGAATCCTTTTCAAAACTGTAGGCAGAGACCTGAA TGCTGCTAAGGTGTTACTGACGGTGAAGTTGAATGTGAGGCGGCACTTGCGAGAAGAGAACACCATCCCAGTGCTCTTCAACCAGCGTGTACGACAGCACCCAGACAAACCTGCTCTTATCTTCCAAGCCACCGGCACCATCTGGACCTTTCGCCAACTGGATCTCTTCTCCAATGCTGTGGCTAACTACCTTCAGGAACAGGGCTTCTGTGCTGGTGATGTGGTTGTTCTCTTCATGGAAAACCGAAATGAGTTTGTAGGATTCTGGCTGGGGATGGCCAAGATTGGTGTGGAAGCTGCTCTAATTAACTCTAACCTGCGCCTGGAGGCGCTGCATCATTGCATTGCTGCTTCCAATGCCAAGGCTGTAGTCTTTGGGGGTGAGATGGCACAAG CCATGAACGAAATCCATACCGTGCTGGAGAAATCTGTCCACCTCTTGTGCTCCGGGGATTGGAATCCAGAGAAGGTGCCCCCGGGCACAGAGTTCCTTGACCCTTTACTGGAGAGTAGCTCACAGCAACCTCCAAACCCACCACAGAAACATTTCACAG aTAAGCTGTTTTACATCTATACCTCAGGTACAACAGGAATGCCCAAGGCTGCCATTGTGGTGCATAGCAG GTACTATCGGATGGCAGCTCTGGTTTATTATGGCTTTAGGATGAGACCTGATGATGTGGTGTATAACTGTCTCCCCCTGTACCATTCTGCAG GTAACATTGTCGGGATAGGTCAGTGTCTTCTCCATGGATTGACTGTAGTGATCAGGAAGAAATTCTCAGCTTCAGGATTTTGGGAGGACTGTGTCAAGTTCAACTGTACT ATTGTGCAATACATTGGAGAGATTTGTCGATATCTCCTGAATCAGCCAGAGCAGATTGCAGAACAGCAGCATCGAATACGAATGGCACTGGGAAACGGCCTACGTCCAGTCATCTGGAAACAGTTCATGGGCCGCTTTGGTATTCCCCAGGTGGCTGAGTTTTATGGTGCCACAGAGTGTAACTGCAGCCTTGGCAACTTTGATAACAAT GTGGGTTCTTGTGGGTTTAACAGCCGGATCTTACCCTCTGTATACCCCATTCGCTTGGTGAAGGTAGATAAAGATACAATGGAGCTGATTCGTGGACCCGATGACCTCTGTATTCCCTGCAGACCAG GAGAGCCAGGACAGTTGGTAGGACGCATTGTCCAAAAGGATCCCCTACGGCGCTTTGATGGGTACCTGAGTAAGGCAGACACCAGTAAGAAGATTGCTCAGGATGTGTTCAAGCAAGGGGACATTGCCTATCTTACAG GACAGGACAGGAGACACATTTCGATGGAAAGGGGAGAATGTCTCCACTACAGAGGTGGAAGGAACGCTGAGCCGCATCCTACACATGACCGATGTTGTCGTATATGGGGTTGA